The following coding sequences are from one Anaerobranca californiensis DSM 14826 window:
- a CDS encoding 4Fe-4S binding protein yields the protein MSKKYTAVTQQGAKANFHNFPQLCKGCGLCIEKCPVKIITWSKVLGVYGTPTVETIDQDKCIACGICQSVCPDCAIAIEKHPKK from the coding sequence ATGTCAAAAAAATATACAGCTGTAACTCAGCAAGGTGCTAAGGCTAACTTCCACAACTTTCCTCAACTATGTAAAGGTTGTGGTCTGTGTATAGAAAAGTGTCCGGTAAAAATAATTACTTGGTCAAAGGTATTGGGTGTTTATGGAACACCAACAGTGGAGACAATTGATCAAGACAAATGTATTGCCTGTGGAATTTGCCAGTCTGTATGTCCAGATTGTGCAATTGCCATTGAAAAACATCCTAAAAAATAA